A section of the Gimesia sp. genome encodes:
- a CDS encoding DUF1501 domain-containing protein, which produces MKQQKQIKRRDVLQAGFLGGLGLSLPGFLKLSAAQAEAPARKKSSADAVLFLNLAGGVSHLDTLDMKPEAPVETQGEFKSIQTCMPGHQVCEYLPKYAKVADQFTLLRGISHSAGAHPQGQSWISTGNRPVPALIYPSLGSVITKEIPSRPDLPGYVAIPKTEWNAGYMGDAFAPFKTNTVPQPGKPFQVRGISLPEGLTLEKVNQRQELLNKLDRRFKGEQTESQLLDALDQFGSQAYHMITSKRARSAFDVEQESPRLRQMFGADEFSQSVFLGCRLIEYGVPFVTVTYQGWDTHTENFAGHRRLIPPLDAGMTAGLEMLKQKGLWERTLVVIMGEFGRTPKINENAGRDHYPRVNWCLMTGGGVQPGQMIGGTTKAGDAPDDQTEISPDDIAATIYNALGIDPLKEYYTNTGRPTMLVPHGRIMHELFA; this is translated from the coding sequence ATGAAACAGCAGAAACAGATCAAGCGACGTGATGTCTTGCAGGCGGGGTTCCTGGGAGGACTGGGTCTGTCATTGCCCGGGTTCCTGAAATTGTCAGCCGCCCAGGCAGAGGCTCCCGCCCGGAAGAAATCGTCGGCAGATGCGGTTCTGTTTCTGAATCTGGCGGGTGGGGTTTCGCATCTCGATACGCTGGACATGAAGCCCGAAGCGCCTGTAGAAACGCAGGGGGAGTTCAAATCCATCCAGACTTGTATGCCGGGGCATCAGGTGTGTGAGTATTTGCCGAAATACGCAAAGGTGGCCGATCAGTTCACTCTGCTGCGTGGGATTTCTCATTCCGCGGGTGCACATCCCCAGGGACAGTCTTGGATTTCGACCGGAAATCGACCTGTGCCTGCGCTGATCTATCCTTCGCTGGGATCAGTGATTACCAAAGAGATTCCCAGCCGCCCCGATCTGCCCGGCTATGTTGCGATTCCCAAAACGGAGTGGAACGCCGGCTACATGGGAGATGCCTTTGCGCCTTTTAAGACGAACACGGTACCTCAACCGGGAAAGCCCTTCCAGGTGCGGGGGATTTCGCTGCCGGAAGGTCTGACGCTGGAAAAAGTCAATCAGCGGCAGGAACTGCTCAACAAGCTGGACCGCCGGTTCAAAGGGGAACAGACCGAGAGCCAGTTACTGGACGCACTCGATCAGTTTGGTTCCCAGGCCTATCACATGATTACTTCCAAACGAGCCCGGTCCGCCTTTGATGTCGAGCAGGAATCCCCCAGATTACGCCAGATGTTTGGTGCCGATGAATTCAGCCAGTCTGTCTTTCTGGGTTGTCGTCTGATCGAATATGGCGTGCCTTTTGTGACTGTGACCTACCAGGGCTGGGACACGCATACCGAAAACTTTGCCGGGCATCGACGCCTGATACCGCCGTTGGATGCGGGGATGACCGCGGGACTGGAAATGCTCAAGCAGAAGGGGCTCTGGGAGCGAACGCTCGTGGTGATCATGGGCGAATTCGGGCGAACGCCAAAGATCAATGAGAACGCGGGCCGCGATCACTATCCCCGTGTGAACTGGTGCCTGATGACCGGCGGGGGAGTGCAGCCGGGACAGATGATCGGCGGGACGACCAAAGCCGGCGATGCACCGGATGACCAGACCGAGATCTCACCAGATGACATTGCCGCCACGATCTATAACGCACTGGGCATCGATCCACTGAAAGAGTATTACACCAACACCGGCCGACCGACGATGCTGGTACCCCACGGTCGGATTATGCATGAACTCTTTGCCTGA
- a CDS encoding sulfatase-like hydrolase/transferase encodes MLITLLIPALAIAEETSQRPNIVLIMADDLGYGDLSCYGSKNCQTPHLDQLAARGMKFTDFHSSGAVCSPTRAGLLTGRYQQRSGIDGVVYADPKKNRHHGLQKHEVTLGQCLLDAGYRTAMFGKWHLGYQRQYNPTFRGFQQFVGYVSGNVDYVAHLDQTGVFDWWHGAELNREEQGYSTHLITEHAIKFIREQHQQPFFVYIAHEAVHYPYQGPHDPAMRREGGGEIKSAKREDIANAYREMNTEMDKGIGKVVAVLKELDLTDNTLIFFLSDNGANNKGSNGALRGFKGSVWEGGHRVPAIACWPGKISPGTVCEQTTISIDVMPTILELTRARVPQGHQLDGVSLAGLLTVQETLPSRKIYWDYHGRSAVRQGPWKLVLNQDRKSPVELFNLSEDLSESKNLAEQQPERVNSLRTAFEVWKKDVTQSATPQPEK; translated from the coding sequence ATGCTAATCACGTTACTCATTCCTGCGCTGGCAATCGCTGAGGAAACATCGCAGCGGCCCAATATCGTGCTGATCATGGCCGATGATCTGGGGTATGGCGACTTGAGTTGCTATGGCAGTAAGAATTGTCAGACACCCCATCTGGACCAGCTGGCAGCACGCGGGATGAAGTTTACCGATTTTCATTCCAGCGGTGCGGTCTGCAGCCCGACACGCGCAGGACTGTTGACGGGACGCTATCAGCAGCGGTCCGGCATTGATGGCGTGGTGTATGCCGACCCCAAAAAGAATCGCCACCATGGTCTGCAGAAGCATGAAGTCACCCTGGGGCAGTGCCTGCTGGATGCCGGATACCGGACAGCCATGTTCGGCAAATGGCACCTGGGTTATCAGCGGCAGTACAACCCAACCTTTCGCGGCTTTCAGCAGTTTGTGGGCTACGTCAGCGGTAATGTGGATTACGTTGCCCATCTCGATCAGACCGGCGTGTTTGACTGGTGGCATGGTGCCGAGCTCAACCGGGAAGAGCAGGGGTATTCGACGCATCTGATTACCGAGCATGCTATCAAGTTCATCCGCGAGCAGCATCAGCAGCCTTTCTTTGTCTATATCGCCCATGAAGCGGTGCACTATCCCTATCAGGGACCGCATGACCCGGCGATGCGGAGAGAGGGGGGCGGCGAAATTAAATCGGCCAAGCGCGAGGATATCGCGAATGCCTATCGAGAAATGAATACCGAAATGGATAAGGGCATCGGTAAAGTAGTCGCCGTTCTCAAGGAACTGGATCTGACTGACAATACCCTGATCTTCTTTCTGTCGGATAACGGGGCGAATAACAAAGGTTCCAACGGGGCGCTGCGCGGTTTTAAAGGTAGTGTGTGGGAGGGGGGACACCGCGTGCCGGCGATTGCCTGCTGGCCGGGCAAGATTTCCCCGGGAACGGTCTGTGAGCAGACCACAATCAGTATCGATGTTATGCCTACGATTCTGGAACTGACCCGAGCCCGCGTTCCCCAGGGGCATCAACTGGACGGCGTGAGTCTGGCGGGGTTATTAACCGTACAAGAGACATTGCCTTCACGGAAAATTTACTGGGACTACCACGGCCGTTCGGCGGTACGACAGGGGCCCTGGAAGCTGGTTCTGAATCAGGATCGGAAATCGCCGGTGGAACTGTTCAACCTCAGTGAAGACCTTTCGGAATCAAAGAACCTGGCTGAGCAGCAGCCAGAGCGTGTTAACAGCCTGCGGACAGCTTTCGAGGTCTGGAAAAAGGATGTCACCCAGTCCGCGACGCCACAACCGGAAAAATAA
- a CDS encoding neutral/alkaline non-lysosomal ceramidase N-terminal domain-containing protein, translating into MYRLILCFTLLLTCSLTVSAAADDLLQAGAAKVNINPPKYPVSMVGSFQDRQATGAHDTLHARALVLKNGDTRVAFVVCDICLISREIFDAAKAIAAQKTGIPTSHMLTSATHTHTAPAVTPLAQCKPSPEYVQFLTERIAQAIIEANSSLAPAQVAWAVVPEPAEVNNRRWYVKEGGIRPNPFGKTTDKVRMNPPRGSDLLIKPAGPTDPDISILSVQHADGRPLALLANYSLHYVGGLPPNQVSADYFGEFARQIKERLGGDETFVGIMSNGSSGDINNINFREPRPRAGVFERITAVAKVIADRTYRAVKDLKYRRDVTLAMEERTLDLGIRKPNAEEVKYAKALLAAAKDPEKLTTNEVYAQETVNIDQWPGSVNLKLQALRIGELGIVAIPCEVFAEIGLEIKQKSPLKPTFVIALANGYNGYLPTPEQHILQGYETWRSSWSYLEVDASVKITEQVLSMLKQVDQKQE; encoded by the coding sequence ATGTATCGACTGATTTTGTGTTTCACTCTGCTGCTGACCTGCTCGCTAACCGTATCTGCAGCGGCGGATGATCTGCTCCAGGCGGGAGCGGCGAAAGTGAATATCAACCCGCCGAAGTATCCGGTTTCGATGGTGGGCAGTTTTCAGGATCGGCAGGCGACAGGGGCGCATGACACCTTGCATGCCCGGGCACTGGTCTTAAAGAATGGTGACACGCGGGTGGCGTTTGTAGTCTGTGATATCTGTCTGATTTCGCGGGAGATCTTTGATGCTGCGAAAGCAATCGCCGCTCAGAAAACCGGGATCCCCACCAGCCACATGCTGACCTCCGCGACACACACGCACACCGCGCCAGCAGTGACGCCGCTGGCACAATGCAAGCCGAGTCCTGAATATGTGCAGTTTCTGACGGAACGTATTGCGCAGGCGATCATAGAGGCCAACTCAAGCCTGGCACCTGCACAGGTTGCCTGGGCCGTGGTACCGGAACCGGCTGAGGTGAATAATCGTCGCTGGTATGTGAAAGAGGGGGGGATCAGGCCGAATCCGTTCGGAAAGACGACCGATAAGGTGCGGATGAATCCGCCCCGCGGCAGTGACTTGTTGATCAAACCGGCGGGGCCGACCGACCCGGATATTTCAATCCTGTCGGTACAACACGCCGACGGGCGTCCGCTGGCACTGCTGGCGAATTACTCGCTGCATTATGTAGGAGGACTGCCACCGAACCAGGTGTCAGCTGACTATTTCGGTGAATTCGCCCGTCAGATCAAGGAACGACTGGGGGGCGATGAGACGTTTGTCGGCATTATGTCCAACGGTTCCAGTGGCGATATCAATAACATCAATTTCAGAGAACCGCGTCCACGGGCCGGCGTGTTTGAACGCATCACCGCCGTCGCGAAAGTAATCGCGGATCGGACGTATCGGGCGGTCAAGGATCTCAAGTACCGCCGGGACGTAACGCTCGCGATGGAAGAACGCACACTGGACCTGGGAATTCGGAAGCCGAATGCGGAAGAAGTGAAATATGCGAAAGCGTTATTGGCGGCTGCGAAAGATCCTGAGAAGTTGACAACTAATGAAGTCTATGCCCAGGAGACAGTGAATATCGATCAGTGGCCCGGGAGCGTTAATCTGAAACTGCAGGCCTTGCGGATCGGCGAATTGGGCATCGTCGCGATTCCCTGCGAAGTGTTTGCAGAGATCGGCCTGGAAATCAAACAGAAAAGTCCGCTCAAACCAACCTTTGTGATTGCCCTGGCCAACGGCTATAACGGTTATCTGCCGACACCGGAACAACACATCCTGCAAGGCTATGAAACCTGGCGATCGAGCTGGAGCTATCTTGAAGTGGATGCTTCGGTCAAAATCACCGAACAGGTACTGTCGATGTTGAAACAAGTGGATCAGAAACAAGAATAA
- a CDS encoding DUF1080 domain-containing protein, producing the protein MNLLQPSAILTCLCLFQFCTWGCAAEPGSPNQLTKQEQEQGFELLFNGKDLKNWDQSGNWEVQEGVIARAGKGGSLTLKQQPLPDDFELKFEWKVGKGSNSGVYYRPGQYEYQVLDNQKHADGKNPRTSAASLYFCMPPSQDATRPVGEWNQGRIVCKGSVIQHWLNGKKVIDFDYTDPRYAWHVELLANRGAQLTDRGGALYLQDHGDPVWYRGLKLRTIPDNESLERSPVKPAAVSDEALAAEQLKLQRIMENRARQQQKQK; encoded by the coding sequence ATGAATTTATTGCAACCCAGCGCGATCTTAACCTGTTTGTGCCTCTTTCAGTTTTGTACCTGGGGGTGCGCAGCAGAGCCCGGTTCACCCAATCAACTGACGAAGCAGGAACAGGAGCAGGGCTTTGAGTTACTGTTCAATGGCAAAGATTTGAAGAACTGGGACCAGAGTGGCAACTGGGAAGTTCAGGAAGGGGTGATTGCCCGAGCCGGTAAAGGGGGAAGTCTGACTTTGAAGCAGCAACCTCTGCCGGACGACTTCGAACTTAAGTTTGAGTGGAAAGTCGGCAAAGGAAGTAACAGCGGCGTGTACTATCGGCCCGGACAATATGAGTATCAGGTTCTGGATAATCAGAAACACGCAGATGGGAAAAATCCCCGCACGAGTGCCGCCTCGCTTTACTTCTGTATGCCTCCTTCACAGGATGCGACGCGTCCGGTTGGCGAGTGGAACCAGGGGCGAATTGTCTGTAAAGGGTCCGTCATTCAACACTGGTTGAACGGGAAGAAAGTAATCGACTTCGATTACACCGATCCCCGTTATGCCTGGCATGTGGAACTGCTGGCAAACCGGGGCGCTCAACTGACGGACCGAGGCGGTGCACTTTATCTGCAGGATCATGGTGATCCGGTCTGGTATCGCGGTCTCAAACTCCGTACGATTCCCGATAATGAATCGCTGGAACGCAGTCCGGTCAAGCCGGCTGCTGTTTCTGATGAGGCCCTGGCGGCTGAGCAGCTGAAGCTGCAGCGGATCATGGAGAACCGGGCCCGGCAACAGCAGAAGCAGAAGTAA
- a CDS encoding nucleoside hydrolase, giving the protein MSLRSICGIVLALLIMSEVSVAREPVRVIFDTDISGDVDDVLALAMLHTLADRGECELLAVTISKINPLTGPFTDAVNTFYGRGEIPIGVTRDAQRRESRYLKLVNEKDEEEWRYPHDVRSNEDLPDAVTVLRKTLMAQPDHSVVLIQVGLAANLADLVESKADEISPLSGKELIRQKVSLVSVMAGAFEPIDGNQHFLEANIRNGIKSMQRFVNQWPREVPVIWSGFEIGIAVRYPRESIARDFSYRSHHIVREAYLLHSGPEHDRPSWDLTSVLYAVRPDDGYFTLSQPGRVTVEDDGFLKFQPEELGRDRYLEMNPEQAIRVREVLRDLVSQPPARCAP; this is encoded by the coding sequence ATGAGTCTGAGATCAATTTGTGGAATCGTACTGGCGCTGCTGATCATGTCTGAAGTGAGCGTTGCCCGAGAGCCGGTGCGGGTCATTTTTGATACCGATATTTCTGGAGACGTGGATGATGTGCTGGCACTGGCCATGCTGCATACACTGGCCGATCGAGGGGAATGCGAACTTCTGGCTGTCACAATCTCCAAGATCAACCCGTTGACCGGACCCTTCACAGATGCTGTAAATACGTTTTACGGGCGGGGTGAGATTCCGATTGGAGTGACCCGGGATGCACAACGTCGCGAGAGCCGTTACCTGAAGCTGGTAAATGAAAAGGACGAAGAAGAGTGGCGCTATCCACATGATGTTCGCTCCAATGAAGATTTACCAGATGCGGTGACTGTTCTACGCAAGACGCTGATGGCACAGCCGGATCATTCGGTGGTCTTGATTCAGGTCGGTCTGGCAGCGAATCTGGCAGATCTGGTGGAATCAAAGGCCGATGAAATCAGCCCTCTGAGTGGGAAGGAACTGATCCGCCAGAAAGTGAGTTTGGTATCCGTGATGGCTGGCGCGTTTGAACCGATTGACGGCAATCAGCACTTCCTGGAAGCCAATATTCGCAACGGAATCAAGTCGATGCAGCGTTTCGTCAACCAGTGGCCCCGGGAAGTTCCCGTGATCTGGAGTGGTTTCGAAATTGGCATCGCGGTTCGATATCCGCGGGAAAGCATCGCGCGAGACTTCAGCTATCGCTCACATCATATCGTGCGGGAAGCCTATCTGTTGCACAGCGGTCCCGAGCACGATCGTCCCAGCTGGGATCTGACCAGTGTGCTCTATGCGGTTCGGCCGGATGACGGATATTTCACGTTGTCACAGCCGGGACGGGTGACCGTGGAAGACGACGGTTTTTTGAAATTCCAGCCGGAAGAACTGGGCCGCGATCGTTACCTGGAAATGAATCCCGAACAGGCGATCCGCGTGCGAGAAGTATTGCGGGATCTGGTCAGCCAGCCTCCTGCCCGATGCGCGCCTTGA
- a CDS encoding response regulator: MKILIVDEIGFIRQSLNQKLSRHNFDTVSAESGEEALAILKTDFSVDAVLTSLFLPSMNAIDLYKAASKIERFNDEGIIPPLNFFLMVTREHGTSSPRMKELTRDALAIGFKDMLIKPIDTELLVNKLRGSMRSSEPPPEIAEPEPVVAASTTEETRQSTQRIDGLAVMQNSLHALKKEMCESIDILLEEVNRKVSK; the protein is encoded by the coding sequence ATGAAAATACTGATTGTCGATGAAATCGGGTTCATACGTCAGAGTTTGAACCAGAAACTCTCCCGCCACAATTTTGACACGGTATCCGCAGAGAGTGGGGAAGAAGCGCTCGCCATTCTTAAAACAGATTTTTCTGTCGACGCCGTGCTCACCAGCCTCTTCCTGCCCTCCATGAATGCCATCGATCTCTACAAAGCCGCCTCCAAAATTGAACGTTTCAATGATGAAGGGATCATCCCCCCGCTCAACTTCTTTCTGATGGTCACCCGGGAGCATGGAACATCCTCTCCCCGCATGAAAGAACTGACCAGGGACGCGCTCGCGATCGGGTTTAAAGATATGTTGATCAAACCCATTGATACGGAACTGCTCGTCAACAAATTGCGTGGTTCCATGCGCTCTTCAGAACCACCGCCGGAAATTGCAGAGCCGGAACCAGTTGTTGCCGCCAGCACAACAGAAGAGACTCGACAGAGTACTCAGCGCATCGATGGCCTGGCAGTCATGCAGAACAGTCTGCATGCGCTGAAAAAAGAGATGTGTGAATCCATCGACATTCTACTGGAAGAAGTGAACCGCAAAGTCAGCAAATGA
- a CDS encoding response regulator has product MSDFVVYVIDDDLDVLDSIATLLSTSGYEVKTYHNVYAFLESKENSTPGCVLIDLVMPEICGIESMELIRKQRLYYPVVMMSAYGDIEKAVSAVKLGACDYLEKPFEKEKCIKAIEYARSQLNEEGGPADADSQEYLELYDNLTRREKQVFHLIADGQAGKQIANAMSISYRTMEKHKANVLNKLGISSATDIVHILYKIKDMPGFQKDGNDA; this is encoded by the coding sequence ATGAGCGATTTTGTTGTGTATGTGATCGATGATGATCTTGACGTGCTGGATTCTATTGCAACACTACTTTCCACATCAGGTTATGAAGTAAAAACGTATCACAACGTCTATGCATTTCTGGAATCGAAAGAGAATTCCACTCCGGGTTGTGTGCTGATCGATCTGGTCATGCCCGAAATCTGTGGCATTGAATCAATGGAGCTGATTCGCAAGCAGCGGCTGTACTATCCGGTCGTGATGATGAGTGCCTACGGAGATATTGAAAAAGCAGTATCAGCAGTCAAACTCGGGGCCTGCGACTACCTGGAAAAGCCATTTGAGAAAGAGAAGTGCATCAAAGCGATCGAATACGCGAGATCACAACTCAATGAGGAAGGCGGTCCTGCCGATGCGGACAGTCAGGAATATCTGGAACTCTATGACAACTTAACCCGACGCGAAAAACAGGTCTTTCACCTGATTGCAGATGGGCAGGCGGGAAAACAGATTGCAAATGCGATGTCCATCAGCTACCGCACCATGGAAAAACATAAAGCCAATGTGTTGAACAAGCTGGGCATTTCAAGTGCGACGGATATCGTGCATATTCTATACAAAATCAAAGACATGCCCGGTTTTCAGAAAGACGGAAACGACGCCTGA
- a CDS encoding ATP-binding protein — MTSRQSRSVVDQFASQLLQLSIDVSIAVDERGVILAATNSISDLFGWSREDASGQNIRELISESSLEQFDHYIVESLGTASGTARNIMARRKDDSCFATELTLKPVDDPDDQIQFIGVFRDCSEQRKSQNKLDEYVERLKQSRREMKRKDFQLKSAMSIVDRANQAKSEFLANMSHEIRTPMTAILGYTDLLKEHSAGQEQQELIEIIQNNGAHLLQVINDILDLSKIEMGDFAIRKVHCSPLRVLREVIDEYQPLASQKGLSLQTRYQKSLPDSIQTDPGRLKQVLANLISNAIKFTNTGHIELDVRMSVQSPLDRILQLSVSDTGIGIPAEKLKTIFEPFTQADSSTSRNYGGTGLGLTLSRKLVQILGGNLTVQSTLDRGSVFTVTLHLEPDEDQLLSHGLGFQFETAGSNTKDIISPEMDQRSCGNAEKILLVDDTPEIRRLFTYLLNKMGLDVKTASNGKEAVDQIRTAVAQNAAFDLILMDMQMPVMSGYEAVRILREQEIPVPVIAITAHALVADREKCLAAGCTDYLSKPVKFDVLYEMVQRYLPARAMLQLNHN; from the coding sequence ATGACATCCAGACAAAGTCGATCCGTTGTGGATCAATTTGCGAGTCAGCTGTTACAACTGAGTATTGATGTCTCCATCGCAGTCGATGAGCGGGGCGTCATTTTAGCGGCGACCAATTCAATCAGCGATCTATTTGGCTGGAGTCGCGAAGACGCGAGTGGGCAGAATATTCGAGAACTGATTTCTGAATCCAGTCTCGAACAGTTCGATCATTATATTGTCGAATCACTGGGAACAGCATCCGGAACTGCCCGGAATATAATGGCCAGGCGAAAGGATGACTCCTGTTTCGCGACCGAACTGACCCTGAAGCCCGTTGACGACCCCGACGACCAGATTCAATTTATCGGTGTTTTCCGAGACTGTAGCGAGCAGCGCAAGTCGCAGAACAAACTGGATGAATACGTCGAGCGGCTCAAACAGTCTCGCAGAGAGATGAAACGCAAGGATTTTCAGCTCAAATCCGCCATGAGCATCGTTGATCGAGCCAATCAGGCTAAGAGTGAATTTCTGGCGAACATGAGTCACGAAATACGCACTCCGATGACGGCCATCCTGGGATACACCGATCTCCTGAAAGAGCATTCCGCCGGTCAGGAGCAGCAGGAACTGATTGAGATTATTCAGAATAATGGTGCGCATCTGCTGCAGGTCATCAATGATATCCTGGATCTCTCCAAGATCGAAATGGGGGACTTCGCCATCCGGAAAGTCCACTGCTCTCCGCTGCGGGTCTTGAGGGAAGTGATTGATGAATATCAGCCCCTGGCATCTCAGAAGGGGCTCAGTCTCCAGACGCGGTACCAGAAATCATTGCCCGATTCGATTCAGACGGATCCGGGTCGCTTGAAACAGGTCCTGGCGAATCTGATCAGTAATGCCATCAAGTTTACTAATACAGGGCATATTGAACTGGATGTGCGAATGTCTGTTCAGTCACCCCTGGATCGGATTCTACAGCTCAGCGTGAGTGATACGGGGATTGGAATCCCTGCTGAAAAACTGAAAACCATTTTCGAGCCGTTTACCCAGGCTGACAGTTCAACATCGCGCAATTATGGTGGCACCGGACTGGGACTGACTCTGAGTCGCAAGCTGGTACAAATCCTGGGCGGCAATCTGACCGTACAGTCTACACTCGACCGAGGTAGTGTCTTCACGGTCACGTTGCATCTGGAACCGGATGAAGATCAGCTCTTGTCTCACGGACTGGGATTCCAGTTCGAAACTGCTGGCTCAAATACGAAGGACATCATAAGCCCTGAAATGGACCAGCGGTCCTGTGGTAATGCGGAGAAGATTTTGCTGGTCGATGATACGCCGGAGATCCGTCGTCTGTTTACATACCTGTTGAACAAGATGGGGTTGGATGTCAAAACGGCATCCAATGGAAAAGAAGCCGTGGATCAAATTCGAACCGCTGTGGCACAGAATGCTGCTTTCGATCTGATTCTGATGGACATGCAGATGCCTGTGATGAGCGGTTATGAGGCAGTACGGATTTTACGGGAACAGGAAATACCGGTTCCCGTGATTGCGATCACGGCGCATGCCCTGGTTGCCGACCGGGAAAAATGCCTTGCTGCCGGCTGCACAGACTATCTCAGCAAACCGGTCAAATTCGATGTCCTGTATGAGATGGTGCAACGCTACCTTCCCGCCCGGGCGATGCTGCAACTGAATCATAACTGA
- a CDS encoding ATP-binding protein produces MDVALTTIQDLNFLPELLQPSTRLQINEKLRQEMLEHWETERSAQLQMILDVNPDLYFHLNLRGVITRFVNEKNQHHFLPVETVHQRHLHEIFPSSVASQFETAQQELIQSQAPVTFEYALEITQAMRWFQARLLPYQPEETLVIIQDITQRKTAEIKLQHVHARLSEAQRQAHIGSWEWDTRENTLWWSEEIYRILGLGDFDFQPTTQTFMEMVHAEDRKLVTRVITNTLDNRLPFSFEHRIVRPQGEIRYVHLQAGLKPDATGESQLMYGTIQDITEKVEASRIAQEYRDELAHVSRLVVKGELIAGLSHELNQPLTAIANYCGAMKSLMEQGEDVSQLREKIERQALRSGEIIRRLKAFTQKQPQQRFLFNIHDSIRSALQIINYQIRLKQIEVKTCYKHKFTTVYADRVQIEQVLVNLFKNAVEAMEHSPAPRTLTISTASTTDRMIQISVSDTGCGVPESFRSKLFTPFATSKQSGLGIGLSLSRSLIQSAEGKMWFLPNPRKGATFCIQLPACQKPLERPRTEHNR; encoded by the coding sequence ATGGATGTTGCTTTGACCACAATTCAGGATCTCAATTTTCTCCCCGAACTGCTTCAGCCTTCCACGCGCTTACAGATCAATGAAAAACTGCGACAGGAAATGCTGGAACATTGGGAGACAGAACGGTCTGCCCAGTTACAAATGATTCTGGATGTGAATCCGGACCTCTATTTTCATCTGAATTTACGAGGTGTCATTACCCGCTTCGTGAATGAAAAGAATCAGCACCACTTTCTGCCGGTCGAAACGGTACACCAGAGACATCTGCACGAGATCTTCCCCTCGTCTGTTGCCAGTCAGTTTGAAACGGCACAGCAGGAACTGATCCAGTCACAGGCCCCTGTCACTTTTGAATACGCGCTGGAAATAACACAGGCAATGCGCTGGTTCCAGGCTCGGCTGCTACCTTACCAGCCAGAAGAGACTCTGGTGATTATCCAGGACATCACACAAAGAAAAACCGCAGAAATTAAATTACAACACGTGCATGCCCGTCTGTCAGAAGCACAGCGACAAGCCCACATCGGCAGCTGGGAATGGGATACCCGGGAGAACACACTCTGGTGGTCGGAAGAGATCTATCGCATTCTGGGTCTGGGAGACTTCGATTTCCAACCCACAACGCAGACCTTCATGGAAATGGTGCATGCTGAAGACCGGAAGCTGGTCACCCGGGTGATCACCAACACTCTTGATAACAGGCTGCCGTTCAGTTTCGAGCATCGTATCGTGCGGCCACAGGGGGAGATTCGATACGTCCATCTTCAGGCAGGACTCAAACCGGATGCAACGGGTGAGAGTCAGCTGATGTACGGCACCATTCAGGACATCACCGAAAAAGTTGAGGCCAGCAGAATTGCCCAGGAATATCGTGATGAGCTGGCCCATGTCTCCCGTCTGGTCGTGAAAGGTGAACTCATCGCGGGGCTGTCACATGAACTGAATCAACCTCTCACAGCGATCGCCAATTACTGTGGTGCGATGAAAAGCCTGATGGAACAGGGAGAAGATGTCAGCCAACTCCGCGAAAAAATTGAAAGACAGGCACTGCGTTCCGGTGAGATTATCCGTAGACTGAAAGCATTTACTCAAAAACAGCCGCAACAAAGGTTCCTGTTTAATATTCACGACAGTATCCGCAGCGCTCTGCAGATCATCAACTACCAGATCCGACTCAAACAGATCGAAGTCAAAACCTGCTACAAGCATAAGTTTACGACCGTCTATGCTGACCGCGTGCAGATTGAACAGGTACTGGTCAACCTCTTTAAAAACGCGGTAGAAGCCATGGAACATTCCCCGGCTCCCCGCACGTTGACTATTTCAACGGCTTCCACAACCGACAGAATGATTCAGATATCCGTCTCAGATACCGGCTGCGGTGTTCCCGAAAGCTTCCGCAGTAAACTGTTTACTCCTTTCGCGACAAGCAAACAGTCCGGACTGGGAATCGGCCTGTCTCTCAGCCGCTCACTGATCCAGTCCGCGGAGGGAAAAATGTGGTTTCTTCCCAACCCCCGCAAAGGAGCAACCTTCTGTATCCAGTTGCCTGCCTGTCAGAAGCCCCTCGAACGTCCTCGCACTGAGCACAATCGGTAA